The following nucleotide sequence is from Harmonia axyridis chromosome 5, icHarAxyr1.1, whole genome shotgun sequence.
CGATAATTTTCCATTTCCTCATGGGAACCCTTTTTAAAAAGGGCATAACAACTGATATTTTTAAGGATTCTGGAAATATTCCTTCAATAAATGACCTATTAATGATGAAACTCAAGGGTTTTGCAATTAAAAGTATACATTTCTTCAGCACCTTCATAGGAATCCCATCATGACCATATGatgaggaatttttcattttagcaACAATTGATATCAATTCAGATGGTAAAAGGTTAAACATAAAGAAAGATTTGTGGCATTTTGATTTTACAGTAAAAATTGCAGAGTGATGAAGACTCAATCTAGAATCCTACGCCCCTGGGAATCAGTCTGCTGAACCAAGACAAATACGAAGAGACTGGATACATAGCCGAGAGGCTGTTCCAGGGTTCCCAGCTTCGCTCTGTTGGGGGAAAGCATATGACTGAGCTTGAACTGTCTGAGGAGTAGAAGAAGAAGGTGTCGTGAGGctatatttcatgttttggtTTCAACTTCTTCAGGACGTGACATTATGGTCGATGAATCATACAATAATATTGAATCTTTTTCTTTGTATGTTCAAGAAGAATTGCAAAGCAATGGATTGTTATTAGAGAAAAATAACTCCTATATCCACCTGCAGTGAACAATACATTGATGAAACACcaataattatataaaaaaaaatggtttgttTCTATTCAATTAAGATTATTTGACACTCGTTCAGCATTAATCTCAGAATCTTCTAGCATTATAAGGgttcataaagaaattaaatcttaaaaaatatatattttattcatattaagATAGGGACCTTATTATTGCTCTAGAATATGAAGCTTTTTTTAGATATAAGCAGATTATGTTGATTCAACTTCATAAACcattatacataattttcaaaattcttcataaaaatcCTATAAACTTATAAATTAATTGGAACTACTATATTAGTTTTTGtgattgaaataattcttcatGACTTTCTTTCCTGGAGTTAGACCCTGTGTCAAACCAGGCCTTTTTCTTTTAGAAGTATTCAAATCCTTATCATCTTCTTCTGGAAAACATTGCACATTAGAAGTTTGTTCTCTTTGAACAACTACTCCTTTAGTCTGCAATAACATTTTTTCTGCTTCCATTTGTTCCTGTGTTTTCTGAATATCAGAATCATGAGCAAATCTGCAGTTATGACCAAATCTACATCTTCCTTTTCTATAATTCCAGCATATTTTCTTTCCATTGATCGCAAGAGCATTATTCAAATCTACCATTCTAACATGTTTTTGGAGGACAGCTTC
It contains:
- the LOC123680570 gene encoding uncharacterized protein LOC123680570, with translation MSLVPDYEDSSNSSDGSSASEVDKSATEEQLEVKANAYLKLPTPDFQVKSIPDENGSQTNSVFKNPFLEAENEKEAVLQKHVRMVDLNNALAINGKKICWNYRKGRCRFGHNCRFAHDSDIQKTQEQMEAEKMLLQTKGVVVQREQTSNVQCFPEEDDKDLNTSKRKRPGLTQGLTPGKKVMKNYFNHKN